One window of Paludibacter propionicigenes WB4 genomic DNA carries:
- a CDS encoding peroxiredoxin, translating into MSVLVGKKAPVFNSKAVVNGGEIVENFSLEQFVGEKYVVFFFYPADFTFVCPTELIAFEDKAAEFAARNTVVIGASTDSEFSHWKWLQTPQNQGGIQGVTYPLVVDQNLSISKNYDVLIGSEEYDEEGNESFVGEPKAYRGLFLIDKQGVVRHQLVNDLPLGRNVDEVLRLIDALQFTEEYGEVCPANWKKGEKALVATQEGIASYLSEKA; encoded by the coding sequence ATGTCAGTATTAGTAGGAAAAAAAGCGCCTGTATTTAACAGCAAAGCCGTAGTAAACGGAGGTGAAATTGTAGAAAACTTTTCACTAGAACAGTTTGTAGGAGAAAAGTATGTAGTTTTCTTCTTTTACCCTGCAGATTTCACATTTGTGTGCCCAACTGAATTAATTGCATTTGAGGATAAAGCAGCAGAGTTTGCAGCTCGTAACACTGTTGTTATCGGTGCATCTACCGACTCGGAATTCTCTCACTGGAAATGGTTGCAAACTCCACAAAATCAGGGAGGTATTCAGGGAGTAACTTACCCGTTGGTTGTTGATCAAAACCTTTCAATTTCAAAGAATTATGATGTCTTGATCGGTTCGGAAGAATACGATGAAGAAGGAAATGAATCATTCGTAGGCGAACCAAAAGCTTATCGTGGTCTATTCTTAATTGATAAACAAGGTGTTGTTCGTCACCAATTGGTAAATGACTTACCTTTAGGACGTAATGTTGATGAGGTACTACGTCTCATTGATGCTTTGCAGTTTACTGAAGAGTATGGTGAGGTTTGTCCTGCCAACTGGAAGAAAGGTGAGAAAGCTTTGGTAGCTACACAGGAAGGAATTGCAAGTTACTTGTCAGAGAAAGCTTAA
- the ispF gene encoding 2-C-methyl-D-erythritol 2,4-cyclodiphosphate synthase, whose protein sequence is MNIRVGFGYDVHVFAPERELWLGGIKIEHSVGLLGHSDADVLIHALCDALLGAANLRDIGFHFPDTSGDFKNIDSKILLRRTMSLIREKGYEFVNADCTVCAEEPKLNPHIPTMQSCLSEVMTVDIDTISIKATTSEKVGFVGRKEGIAAYATVLIYKR, encoded by the coding sequence ATGAATATACGAGTAGGATTTGGTTACGATGTTCATGTTTTTGCTCCCGAGCGTGAATTATGGCTTGGAGGTATAAAAATAGAACATTCGGTTGGTTTGTTAGGGCATTCTGATGCCGATGTATTAATTCACGCTCTTTGCGACGCGCTGTTGGGAGCGGCTAACTTGCGGGATATTGGATTCCATTTTCCCGATACTTCGGGCGATTTCAAGAACATTGACAGTAAGATTTTGTTACGGAGAACAATGTCTTTGATTCGCGAAAAAGGATATGAGTTTGTAAATGCCGATTGCACTGTTTGTGCCGAAGAACCAAAGCTCAATCCTCATATCCCCACTATGCAAAGTTGTTTGTCTGAAGTGATGACGGTGGATATTGATACAATATCAATCAAAGCCACTACATCTGAAAAAGTAGGCTTTGTTGGTAGAAAAGAGGGAATTGCTGCTTATGCAACGGTATTAATTTATAAAAGATAA
- the porV gene encoding type IX secretion system outer membrane channel protein PorV produces MKNSFLVLCALVLCATSALAQVNNPIVTAVPSLSIAPDARAGGMGDIGAATTPDVNSQFWNPAKYVFMESDAGVSISYTPWLRKLVSDIDLAYLSGYWKLDKQQAFSASLRYFSLGSIDIVDIQGTFMQSAHPNELAVDLGYSRLLSDKFSVAVALRYIRSDLNNGINLTGGTEMVPGSAVAGDVAAFFKTPIALPSVDATLNLGLNISNIGSKISYDKKASSNFIPTNMRLGGSFEYPVDNFNKISVSADLNKLLVPTQNSMSNKEYSDLSPLTGIFKSFGDAPGGFKEELREVMWSLGAEYAYNNQFFVRGGYFNESQYKGNRKYFTAGAGFKLNIFQLDAAYVMSTAQSNPLDQTLRFSLSFDWLALKNMLK; encoded by the coding sequence ATGAAAAATAGTTTTTTAGTATTGTGTGCCCTTGTTTTGTGTGCTACAAGTGCGTTAGCTCAGGTTAATAATCCGATTGTAACGGCTGTGCCTTCGCTTTCTATTGCTCCCGATGCACGAGCTGGAGGTATGGGCGATATTGGTGCCGCAACTACTCCTGATGTAAACTCGCAATTCTGGAATCCTGCTAAATACGTTTTTATGGAAAGCGATGCAGGTGTCTCTATTTCATATACTCCTTGGTTGAGAAAGCTTGTTTCCGACATTGACTTGGCGTATTTGTCAGGATATTGGAAACTGGATAAACAGCAGGCTTTTAGTGCTTCACTTAGATATTTTTCTTTAGGAAGTATTGATATTGTTGATATTCAGGGTACATTTATGCAGAGTGCGCATCCTAATGAACTGGCGGTAGATTTGGGTTACTCACGTTTATTGTCCGATAAATTTTCAGTGGCGGTTGCATTGCGTTATATTCGTTCCGACCTGAATAATGGAATAAATCTGACGGGTGGAACCGAAATGGTTCCCGGATCTGCTGTAGCAGGTGACGTGGCGGCTTTTTTTAAAACTCCTATTGCGCTTCCAAGTGTTGATGCTACATTGAATTTGGGATTGAATATTTCCAATATAGGCTCAAAAATTTCATACGATAAAAAAGCTTCCAGCAACTTTATTCCTACCAATATGCGTTTGGGAGGTTCATTCGAATATCCTGTAGATAATTTTAATAAAATTTCTGTCAGCGCTGACCTGAATAAACTGTTGGTTCCGACTCAAAATAGTATGAGTAATAAAGAATATAGCGATTTGTCACCGTTAACAGGAATATTCAAATCGTTCGGAGATGCTCCCGGTGGTTTTAAAGAAGAACTTAGAGAGGTTATGTGGTCATTGGGTGCTGAATATGCTTACAATAATCAGTTTTTTGTGCGGGGTGGATATTTTAATGAAAGTCAATATAAAGGCAATCGTAAATACTTTACAGCCGGTGCTGGATTTAAGCTGAATATTTTCCAGTTGGATGCTGCATATGTAATGTCTACAGCGCAATCAAATCCACTGGATCAAACTTTACGTTTCTCTTTGTCGTTTGATTGGTTGGCACTTAAAAATATGCTAAAATAA
- the porU gene encoding type IX secretion system sortase PorU, with protein MRYRIILFSFLCLYISTLYAQPEPIKSYSLNWKGLEKWVSGTSAIQVIAFDSAHYVSESRLPYFCTSLPCESGYSYDVRIINPVYIPVTKEELNKIPRTVTFPSDNQAEIKYIESSGVTSLKVSILPFVTRNGGTLKLKSFDLQIEKQAKAQKVNSAVLHSYTANSVLAQGKFVKIRVVDSGVYKLTYEDLNSMGLDPANVHVYGFGGNVLSQDFSLTRYDDLPELSIYMNKGNDGIFNSGDYILFYANGVNKWEYDKSLSMFTHTINPYSKYGYYFVSSNSLSGKRIAGKTNTLPDLAVVNNINEFVDYSVYENEVVNLAQSGKVFYQPMTDANSLSVNVNAPNLIPNSLCKVRLDVAASSSAYSSFLLSLNGGQTNTVFVDKLSGDNYEQGVGASGVFAFTPTNSALAFNLVYSKPTSTSLGYLNFMEFNFRRQLKMNGSAMQFQNVDYLGQSTYNRYQLNSANNNVQIWDLSDSQNITAIKTTTVDGNLTFVDTGSELKKYLAIDPTQTSTFTKPEIVGTVSNQNLHSVNQADMVIITYPDFLEQAQKLAQAHREKDNLTVDVVTAEQVYNEFSSGTPDATAYRWFMKMLYDRALTSGIENDKPKYLLLFGKGSYDNRKIRTDSGDNLILTFQADNSLVSTSSYVTDDYFALLGNDDGANIFNSSMEVGVGRFPVTTVQQAKDVVAKTIGYMNNADKGSWKNQICFLADDGGNGDGNIHMSQADDVATSTETAYPAYQINKIYLDAYQQQVSASGESYPLAKSKFMSLLNSGLFLLDFTGHAGPTGWTNESVLTLPDVKALSNKHLPLIVAVTCDFSQFDSQVVSGGEQTILNPTGGGIGILSSARPVYSSGNFPLNMLVCGNLFKKQNGKEMRVGDVIRYAKNNLTDGINKLPYIYLGDPAIRLNYPTKYQIITSQVNSNKNPGNDTLRALSVDTIKGYIADDYGKVVSGFNGILNVVIYDKSQQITTLNNHNEQNGTLTYSDRPNVLFSGNVQVVKGLYSFSFMLPKDIKYNFGSGRINYYAKDEINNNEAQGYYENFIVGGTDKTVLNDTIGPEVKLYLNSEFFVSGSKVNETPVFLANVNDIHGINTIGSGIGHDILLTVDQNSETSYILNDYFQADENSYTSGNISYKLPVISNGKHTLTFRVWDLLNNSTTKTIEFEVNKGLAPVIFSVRAQPNPVKDQVTIVVNHDRPETVLRTTVEVFDITGRKVWSFSQSSANNISWDLITNDGKKLRTGLYLYRVNIKTMNSDITSKADKMLIIEQ; from the coding sequence ATGAGATATAGAATTATACTTTTTTCTTTTCTCTGTTTATATATTTCAACTTTATATGCTCAGCCGGAACCAATCAAATCGTATAGCTTAAATTGGAAAGGTCTGGAAAAATGGGTTTCCGGTACCTCTGCCATTCAGGTTATTGCTTTTGATAGTGCCCACTATGTGTCCGAAAGCCGCTTACCATATTTCTGCACCTCTTTGCCATGCGAATCCGGATATTCCTACGATGTCCGAATTATAAATCCCGTTTATATTCCTGTTACAAAAGAAGAGCTGAATAAGATTCCTCGCACTGTTACCTTTCCTTCCGATAATCAGGCAGAAATAAAGTATATAGAATCTTCGGGTGTTACTTCTCTTAAAGTTAGTATTTTGCCATTTGTTACCCGAAATGGAGGAACTCTAAAGCTAAAATCTTTTGATTTACAGATTGAAAAACAAGCTAAAGCTCAAAAGGTTAATTCAGCAGTGTTGCATAGCTATACCGCCAATTCGGTGCTTGCACAGGGAAAGTTTGTGAAGATCAGAGTTGTGGATAGCGGTGTTTACAAACTTACTTACGAAGATTTGAATTCGATGGGGCTGGATCCTGCGAATGTACATGTTTATGGTTTTGGCGGAAACGTTTTGAGTCAGGATTTCTCCCTGACAAGATATGATGATTTGCCTGAATTGTCCATTTATATGAATAAGGGAAATGATGGTATTTTTAATAGTGGTGATTATATTCTGTTTTATGCAAATGGAGTAAACAAGTGGGAGTACGACAAGTCCTTATCTATGTTTACACACACCATTAATCCATATTCCAAGTATGGCTATTATTTTGTATCATCGAATTCTTTGTCTGGAAAAAGAATTGCCGGGAAGACGAATACTTTGCCTGATTTAGCTGTTGTCAATAACATCAATGAGTTTGTTGATTACAGCGTTTATGAAAATGAAGTGGTTAATCTGGCACAATCGGGGAAGGTTTTCTATCAGCCAATGACGGATGCAAATTCGTTGTCAGTCAATGTGAACGCTCCGAATTTAATTCCGAACAGCCTATGTAAGGTTCGACTGGATGTAGCCGCTTCCTCCTCGGCATATTCTTCTTTTCTGCTGAGTCTGAATGGAGGACAAACTAATACCGTTTTTGTGGATAAACTGAGCGGCGATAATTACGAGCAGGGTGTTGGAGCTTCAGGTGTTTTCGCATTTACTCCAACCAATTCTGCATTAGCTTTCAATCTTGTTTATTCCAAACCAACATCTACTTCATTGGGTTATCTTAATTTTATGGAATTCAATTTCCGAAGACAACTCAAGATGAATGGCTCTGCAATGCAGTTTCAAAATGTCGATTATTTAGGGCAATCAACTTATAACCGTTACCAACTGAATAGTGCAAATAATAATGTTCAGATTTGGGATTTGTCCGATTCACAAAATATAACAGCGATTAAAACTACCACCGTTGATGGAAATCTGACGTTTGTAGATACAGGTTCAGAGCTAAAAAAATATTTGGCAATTGATCCAACCCAAACAAGTACATTCACTAAACCTGAAATTGTAGGCACTGTGTCGAATCAAAATCTGCATTCGGTTAATCAGGCAGATATGGTTATTATAACATACCCTGATTTTCTGGAACAGGCTCAAAAACTGGCTCAGGCACATCGCGAGAAAGACAATTTGACAGTAGATGTGGTTACTGCAGAGCAGGTTTACAACGAATTTTCATCCGGAACACCTGATGCCACAGCCTATCGCTGGTTTATGAAAATGTTGTACGACAGAGCTCTGACATCAGGAATTGAGAATGATAAACCAAAATATCTGTTACTTTTTGGTAAGGGGTCATACGATAATAGAAAAATACGGACTGACTCCGGCGATAATTTGATTCTTACTTTTCAGGCTGATAATTCTCTGGTTTCAACCTCATCGTATGTGACCGATGATTATTTTGCTTTGCTGGGCAACGATGATGGAGCTAATATCTTTAATTCTTCGATGGAAGTTGGAGTGGGTAGATTTCCGGTAACGACCGTACAACAGGCAAAAGACGTGGTTGCTAAAACCATCGGCTATATGAATAATGCCGACAAAGGAAGTTGGAAAAACCAGATTTGTTTTCTGGCCGACGATGGTGGTAATGGCGATGGAAATATCCATATGAGTCAGGCCGACGATGTGGCTACATCTACAGAAACCGCTTATCCGGCATATCAGATAAATAAAATCTATCTTGATGCTTATCAGCAACAAGTATCCGCAAGTGGCGAAAGTTATCCATTGGCTAAATCTAAGTTTATGAGTTTATTAAACTCAGGATTATTTCTGCTGGACTTTACCGGACACGCCGGCCCAACGGGTTGGACGAATGAATCGGTACTGACTCTGCCGGATGTAAAAGCTTTGTCTAACAAGCATCTGCCTTTAATTGTAGCTGTAACCTGTGATTTTTCTCAGTTCGACTCTCAGGTTGTTTCAGGTGGAGAACAAACAATATTAAATCCTACCGGTGGTGGTATTGGTATTTTGTCTTCTGCCAGGCCGGTATATTCATCCGGTAACTTTCCTTTGAATATGCTTGTGTGTGGTAACCTTTTTAAAAAGCAGAATGGCAAAGAGATGCGAGTAGGAGATGTAATCAGATATGCCAAAAATAATTTGACTGATGGCATTAATAAGTTACCATACATTTATTTGGGCGATCCGGCAATTCGCTTAAACTATCCAACAAAATACCAGATTATTACCAGTCAGGTAAATAGTAATAAAAATCCGGGAAACGATACTTTAAGGGCTCTGTCCGTTGATACGATAAAAGGGTATATCGCTGATGATTATGGAAAAGTTGTTTCAGGTTTTAATGGAATATTGAATGTCGTTATATACGATAAATCTCAACAAATAACCACGTTGAATAATCACAATGAGCAAAACGGTACTTTGACTTATTCAGATCGACCCAATGTACTGTTTTCCGGTAATGTACAGGTGGTGAAAGGCTTGTATAGTTTCAGCTTTATGTTACCTAAAGATATTAAATATAATTTTGGCAGCGGCAGAATAAATTATTATGCCAAGGATGAAATAAATAATAATGAAGCTCAGGGCTATTACGAAAACTTTATTGTCGGTGGCACGGACAAGACAGTGCTTAACGATACCATAGGACCGGAGGTTAAGCTGTATCTGAATTCGGAGTTTTTTGTATCAGGATCAAAAGTAAATGAAACTCCGGTATTTCTGGCCAATGTAAATGATATTCATGGTATTAATACTATAGGGAGTGGTATTGGACATGACATTTTATTGACTGTTGACCAAAATTCAGAAACGTCTTATATTCTCAATGACTATTTTCAGGCAGACGAAAATAGTTATACCAGTGGTAATATAAGTTATAAGCTCCCTGTTATTAGTAACGGAAAGCATACGTTGACATTTCGGGTGTGGGATTTGCTAAATAATTCTACTACAAAAACGATTGAATTTGAGGTAAATAAGGGGCTTGCTCCGGTTATTTTTTCTGTAAGAGCACAACCCAATCCTGTAAAAGATCAGGTAACTATTGTTGTCAATCATGACAGACCTGAAACCGTATTAAGAACAACTGTCGAGGTCTTTGATATAACAGGGCGTAAGGTTTGGTCATTTTCTCAATCTTCTGCCAATAATATCTCCTGGGACCTGATAACAAATGATGGTAAAAAGCTTAGAACCGGATTGTATTTATACCGAGTAAATATCAAAACAATGAATAGTGATATTACATCTAAAGCAGATAAAATGCTAATTATTGAACAATAA
- a CDS encoding fumarylacetoacetate hydrolase family protein, with translation MKILAIGQNYAEHNKELNNAIPTEPVVFMKPDSAILKNNKPFFIPDFTEELHYETELIVKFNRLGKNIDAKFSQRYFAEIGLGVDFTARDLQRKLKAGGKPWEISKSFDNSAVIGNFLPVAELGDIQNISFRLDLNGKTVQNGNSSNMIFPINELISYVSRFFTIKIGDILFTGTPEGVGKVAIGDRLEGYIFDKKMFDFYVK, from the coding sequence ATGAAAATATTAGCCATAGGGCAAAATTATGCCGAACATAACAAGGAACTGAATAATGCAATACCTACTGAACCGGTTGTATTTATGAAGCCGGATTCGGCTATTTTGAAAAATAACAAACCGTTTTTTATTCCCGACTTCACAGAAGAATTGCATTATGAAACTGAATTGATAGTGAAGTTTAATAGACTGGGAAAGAATATTGATGCTAAATTTTCTCAACGATATTTTGCTGAAATTGGTTTAGGGGTTGATTTCACAGCGCGCGATTTACAACGGAAGCTAAAAGCAGGTGGCAAACCCTGGGAGATTAGTAAATCATTTGATAATTCGGCTGTTATAGGAAATTTTTTGCCGGTTGCTGAGCTAGGTGATATTCAGAACATCAGTTTTCGCTTAGACCTGAATGGTAAAACTGTTCAGAATGGAAATTCCTCCAATATGATTTTCCCTATAAATGAACTAATCTCATACGTGAGTCGTTTTTTTACTATCAAGATTGGTGATATTCTTTTCACCGGAACCCCGGAAGGTGTTGGCAAGGTTGCTATTGGAGACAGGTTAGAGGGGTATATTTTTGATAAGAAAATGTTTGATTTCTACGTGAAGTAA
- a CDS encoding redox-sensing transcriptional repressor Rex, giving the protein MSNLHSSIQFKVPEPTLRRLPWYLAYAQLVLKEGELYLSSTQIAKNIAVDASMVAKDLSYVNISGRTRVGYDVKELVGILEAFLGFTNSHKAFLFGVGSLGGALMHDNGLEQFGLEIVAGFDVKYELSGTSINRIPIHHLDRFVELQQQTGINIGVLTVPVDKAQMVSEIMIAGGIQAIWNFTPFRIRVPENIIVQNTSIYAHLAVMFNRLNAIKEDEKKKILNQRHQKLK; this is encoded by the coding sequence ATGTCTAATTTACACTCATCTATACAGTTCAAAGTACCGGAACCTACTTTGAGACGTTTGCCATGGTATCTGGCTTATGCTCAGCTGGTTTTGAAAGAAGGCGAGCTGTACTTATCGTCTACTCAGATAGCTAAGAACATAGCTGTCGATGCCTCGATGGTTGCAAAAGATTTATCGTATGTAAATATTTCAGGTCGTACCCGCGTAGGTTACGATGTAAAAGAGCTTGTTGGTATTCTCGAAGCATTTCTGGGTTTTACAAACTCACACAAAGCATTTCTATTTGGCGTTGGTAGTTTGGGTGGTGCACTTATGCACGATAATGGTTTGGAACAATTTGGACTTGAGATAGTAGCAGGTTTTGACGTAAAATACGAGTTGTCCGGTACAAGCATCAACAGGATTCCGATTCATCATCTCGATCGTTTCGTGGAACTTCAGCAACAAACCGGTATTAACATCGGAGTTTTGACAGTACCAGTCGATAAAGCGCAAATGGTGTCAGAAATTATGATCGCCGGAGGTATTCAGGCTATTTGGAATTTTACGCCTTTCAGGATACGGGTTCCTGAGAATATTATTGTACAAAATACTTCCATTTATGCTCATTTAGCTGTGATGTTCAACAGATTAAATGCGATAAAGGAAGATGAGAAGAAGAAAATACTAAACCAAAGACATCAAAAACTAAAATGA